Part of the Azospirillum formosense genome is shown below.
GCGAGTACCCCGAAAGCCTCTCGATGTTAGCCTCGCACCTGACCGGCAACGCCCCACCCGGAGCGTTGCCGGTTTCTCTGTGCGGTCGAGAGAAACGCGGTCGATAGAGATGGCGCGGGAACGGGCCCGGATGAGCCGGGGGGCTCAGTCCTCGTCGGTCGGGCTGTGCCCTTCCATGAGCTGGCGCAAGGCACGCCGTCCACGCGACAGGCGCGACTTCACGGTGCCGATGGAGATGCCGAGGATGTCGGCGGCCTCGCCATAGGAGATGCCTTCCAGCCCGATCAGCAGGACCACCTCCCGCTGCTCGGTCGGCAGCAGGCCGAGCGCGCGCTTCAGATCGCGCAGTTCCAGCCGGACGAACTGCCCGCCATGGGCGGCGCCGATCGCCGCCTGCCCCTCCCCGTCGATGTCGACGACGGCCTGCCGGCGGCGGATGCCGTTGATGTGCAGGTTGCGCAGGATGGTGAAGAGCCAGGCGCGCAGGTTGCTGCCGGGCCGCCAGAGATGCAGGCGCGACAGGGCGCGCTCCAGACATTCCTGGACGAGGTCGTCGGCCAGCGTGGCGTCCCGCACCATGGCGCGGGCGAAACGGCGCAGGCGGGGAATCTCCGCCTCGATTTGGGCGATGATCGCCGGGTCGGGGGGCGCCAGCGGTGCCGGCGCCGCGTCCGCCGACTCTTCCGCCGCCTCTTCGACGGCCGGATCGTCGGTTTCGATGCCATCTTCGGCTTCGACCGCAACGTTCAACTCGTCCTCGTCCGCACGGCGGCTTCCCATCACCGGCTTGAGGGCGACGGGGTCAAGCGGCGCGGGGCTGCTTGCCGGACGGCGCAAGGAACTCGCGACGTGGTTCGCCATCGGTGGAACGCTGCCTCCCTGTGTACCGAAAGATGTCCCGAT
Proteins encoded:
- a CDS encoding sigma-70 family RNA polymerase sigma factor; the protein is MGSRRADEDELNVAVEAEDGIETDDPAVEEAAEESADAAPAPLAPPDPAIIAQIEAEIPRLRRFARAMVRDATLADDLVQECLERALSRLHLWRPGSNLRAWLFTILRNLHINGIRRRQAVVDIDGEGQAAIGAAHGGQFVRLELRDLKRALGLLPTEQREVVLLIGLEGISYGEAADILGISIGTVKSRLSRGRRALRQLMEGHSPTDED